One window of Ziziphus jujuba cultivar Dongzao chromosome 5, ASM3175591v1 genomic DNA carries:
- the LOC107420727 gene encoding putative clathrin assembly protein At4g40080: protein MGRRKKIRNLLGILKDKASLIKAAISINRQLSSINVAVLRATTHNPSSPPSENCIAAVLALGHSSRTTSCACIVALMDRLHATHSAPVALKCLFTAHNIATNGSFILKDQLSFYPSSGGQNFLNLSDFRDESDADTWELSSWVRWYAAVVEQNLIVSRSLGYYYSPRGKEFDNNKLSLLLSSELLGEIDVLVDHVERTCDAPENLNLQRNNLVYEVVTMVGEDYRLVQRELFVRLKEIEDRMESLSSSELTRLLSALKRLEECREKLVALFVNRRKNVVFWDLIRQMTTKLVEMKEKREQKKLEWKKSTNESNRFWNPFVESGPIVSVSVGNVMAHGWA from the coding sequence ATGGGTCGGCGAAAGAAAATCCGAAATCTCTTAGGAATTCTGAAAGACAAAGCCTCCCTCATCAAAGCCGCTATTTCCATCAACCGTCAACTCTCATCCATAAACGTCGCCGTTCTGCGTGCCACGACGCACAACCCGTCGTCACCTCCATCGGAGAATTGCATCGCTGCAGTCCTCGCACTCGGCCATTCATCTCGAACCACCTCTTGCGCGTGCATCGTAGCTCTTATGGACCGCCTACACGCCACTCACAGCGCACCCGTGGCTCTCAAATGCCTTTTCACTGCTCACAATATCGCCACGAATGGCTCTTTCATTCTCAAAGACCAGCTCTCCTTTTACCCATCTTCCGGAGGCCAAAATTTCCTCAACCTTTCCGACTTCCGCGACGAATCGGACGCCGACACGTGGGAGCTCTCGTCCTGGGTCCGATGGTACGCGGCCGTAGTGGAGCAAAACCTGATCGTTTCTAGATCTCTCGGTTATTACTATTCACCCAGAGGGAAAGAGTTCGATAACAATAAGCTATCGCTGCTGTTGAGCTCGGAGTTGTTGGGGGAGATCGATGTTCTTGTTGATCATGTCGAGCGTACGTGCGACGCGCCGGAGAATTTGAACCTCCAGAGAAACAATTTGGTGTACGAGGTTGTTACTATGGTGGGTGAAGATTACAGGCTGGTCCAGCGCGAACTTTTTGTCCGGTTAAAGGAAATCGAAGATAGAATGGAGAGCTTGAGTTCGAGTGAGTTGACTCGGCTGCTGAGTGCGTTGAAGAGATTGGAAGAGTGCAGAGAGAAGTTGGTGGCTTTGTTTGTGAATAGGAGAAAAAACGTTGTGTTTTGGGATTTGATAAGGCAGATGACGACGAAGCTCGTGGAGatgaaagagaaaagagagcagAAGAAGTTGGAGTGGAAGAAATCGACGAACGAGTCGAATCGGTTTTGGAACCCGTTCGTTGAGTCGGGACCCATTGTATCTGTTTCCGTTGGAAATGTGATGGCGCATGGTTGGGCCTGA